The segment CATGATTCGGGCCGAGGCCCCCGCCTCGCGGAACTGCCCCCAGCAGGAACGGATACTGGTGCTGCCCCCGGTGCCCTGCATGGGGCCCCACTGGGTATGGTTGTAGGCGTCATCAACCGGCGCCGGGGCGAAGCGGATGGTTGACCAGTCGGCCTCCAGCTCTTCGCCGACCAGCATCGGCAGGGAGGTGTATACCCCCTGCCCCATCTCGGACTTATTGACGATCACGGTGATGGTTTCATCCGGTGCAATCCTGATAAAGGCATTGGGAATGAATTCTTCCGCGGCCAGCGCCTCCGCCACCCTGCTCCCGTATCCGGGGGCGTAGAAGGCGAGGACCAGACCGCCGGACAGGACTGCGCTTGATTTACAGAAATCCCTTCGACTGATGTTGATTATTGCGCCCATTCTCTCCCCTCCCTTAGGCCTTCTTTCTGGCTGCATGGTGGATCGCCTGGCGTATCCTGGGATAGGTTCCGCAGCGGCAGATATTGATGGCCATGGCCTCGTCGATATCGGAATCGGTCGGTTTCGGTTTTTTCGCAAGCAATGAGGCGGCCGACATAATCTGGCCGGAATGACAGTAGCCGCACTGGGGGACCTCTTTTTCCAGCCAGGCATTCCTGACCGGATGGTTCTCCGGCAACCCTTCAATGGTAGTGATCTTTTTCCCGACCGCGTCCCCTGCCTCTACCTGGCAGGACTGCACCGCCTCACCATCGATCTGCACCGTGCAGGCGCCGCACTCGCCGATTCCGCAGCCGAACTTGGTGCCGGTCATCTGCAGCCGGTCCCGAATGACCCAGAGCAACGGTTCATCAGCTGCGGCTTCAACCTGGTACTCCCTGTTATTGATATTCAGCTTTATCATCTGGCCCTCCACTTTTGTGGTTTATGGTTTTTTGAAAAACAGGACAGAACGCTTTTTCATACTAACAAGATGATATGCTCCCGCAAGTTTGAAAGTCAATGCAAACCACGAAAGGCCTCACCGAGGCAAATCGCGAGGAAATGAATTACCCCGCAGCAGATAACGAACAGCGCGACACTTCGAGCTAAAGGATATCTGGAGCCAGAATACAAAAGCCAGGAGTCTGAATGTTTGAACATATTGCTTTTCTTCCGGATTCTGAATACCGGCTTCTGGATTCCCACCCGAGTGATAAAAGACAAATACTGAAAAATTGATAACTTTTGCAGCAAGCTGCGTAAAATGAAATCCGAAGAGAGATTAAATCCCGAGACAGAATAAAAAAGGCCGGCCCCCTCAAGGGAGCCGACCCGACAACTGCAGATATGATTGAACCAATTACGACTTTTTCATCTTGGGCGCTACCGGGACGTTGTCGCCGTGGCACTCCATGCAGTTGAACTGGCCGGTGATCCCGTTTTTACTGGCGCAGGAGAAATCGTTCCTGGAATCTATTATGCTTCTTCACCCCCCTCCCATGCTTGACACCCGGCAAATAAATTCTTACGATACAGGCATCGATAAAAAAAGGAGGCAATATGCAGACAACGATTTCCAGCAAGTACCAGGTCGTAATTCCGAAGCGCGCCAGAGAGCATCTGAATCTGAAGCCTCAGCAGAAATTAACTGTTATTGAAAAAGACGGCATGCTGATCCTCGTTCCGCAATCTTCTCTCTCCGAATTAAGAGGGTTGGCCGCCGGGATTATAACAGATGGTTACCGGGACAAGGAGGATCGCCACTAGTGATTATCGTTGACTCTTGCGGGTGGCTGGAGTGGTTCACCGACGGAAAGCTGGCTGATCAATATCAAAAATACCTGGCGAAACAGGATGACCTTCTCGTTCCGGCCATAGTCCTTTATGAGGTTTATAAAGTCCTCAAAAGAGAAGTCGGTGAGGAAAAAGCGCTCTTGGCCGTCGGTTATATGAAAAACGCGCAGACAATCCCTTTCGATGACAATATTGCACTTGCCGCAGCAGATATTGCCTTGCAGGAAAATCTGGCGATGGCTGATGCAATCATTGTTGCCACATCCCGTTATCATAATTGTCCGGTTATCTCGTCGGATGCAGACTTGAAAGACCGGGAAAACGTCACCTTTATCCCGAAGGTATGAATGGGGGTTCAACTCGCTTGGCTTATGTCTTGGACTATTTCAATTTCTCTTTGTGGTAGTGCTATTATTTTTTCAAGCATTTCCATTTCCTCATTTGTAGGACTTCTTTAGCGAACCAGTGATTATTTAATATCAGCAGTGCCACGGATTTGGGCAAGCGGACCGACGTCGCGTACTAAGGTGTACGTAAGCCGGGCGATCACCCGAAGATGTGGTGCTGCTAAACGGTTACCAATTGTTAATCAGGCCAAACAAGATCATAGCTGACACTTCGCCCCTTGCCGGGATTCTGAACCAATATGTTCTTATTGACCAAGTCGGTTATTTCACGATAGCTGGTGGCGCGGCTGGCCTTGGTCATCCCGGAATATTTTCTGGTGGTCAACCCGCCGGTAAAGCCTCCGGCGCCGGCGTCAAGTAAGCGATTTACCACCTTGCGCTGCCGGATGGTTATTTGTTTCTGGCCATTGACTTCCCAAAAACGGGCTTTTTGCAGGACCTTGCCGATAAGAGAATCGGATTTGGCAATTGCCCGTTCAAAACAGCCGAGAAACCAAACGAGCCAAGCGGTGATATCAAGGCCGCCTTTTTGGCACTTTTCCAGCACCTCGTAATATCCCTGCCGATCTTCCATGATTTGCGCTGAAAAACTATAATATCGAACGGCGAGTTTTTCGTCCTGGGCGAGGGCCATATCGGTAATTGCCCTGGCCAGTCGGCCGTTGCCATCTTCATACGGGTGAATGGATACAAACCAGAACCCAGCTATGGCCGCGCGCAATATGCCATCAATTTGACCTTGTTTTTCATGCCACCAGTCGAGGAGTTGGCTGACTTCTTTTTCTACTTGTCTGCCCGGGGGCGCTTCATAATGGATCTTTTCTCGACCAAGAGGGCCTGAGATAACCTGCATTGGCGCATCGCCCCGGTAATTCCCGACCGTGATCCGCTGCAACCCGGAAAAACCGGTGGGGAAAAGGGCCGCCTGCCAGCCATGCAGCCGTTCATTTGTTAAAGGGCGGTCATAGTTGGCAGTGGCGTCAAGAAGAACATCGACCAGGCCGTCGGTATAACGGTCTGGCGCGGTCAAACCAACATCCGGCAGGCCAAGTCTTCTGGCCACCGAGGAGCGCACGGAGTCTGGGGCCAGGGTTTGACCTTCTATGGCTGAGGTTTGCAGTACCTCGGCAGCCAGCACCTCGGCCTGGGCCTCCAGGCCCATTTTCATGCCGAGGGAACTCACCCTGCCCAGCAATTGCCCACGCATAAAATTGCACCTGCTGAGCGGATTTATCACCGTTTCGCTGCGCCAGGTAAACTGGGGCCATTTTTCTTCTTGCCAGATGTAATGAGTCATTTACGCCTCGTAATTGCTTCAATTTATGATGCAATTATAGAGGGTAATCGTCTCATTGGCAAATATATAATCTTAACCGGTCACAACCTCTGCTATCTGAGCAATTCGCGGCGTTGATAGAGCGGGTTAGAGATCGGTTCCTGATTGTCGTAGGCGATTCTCTTGCGGCGGGCCTCGTCCAGCAGGTGATAGCGGACCGTCACATCCAGTACCCGCCGGGCGGCGACATCCTCCAGTTTCAGGCGGAAAACGTAGCCCCGCGGTTCATCCCGGATCAACCGGGTATCCCAGAGGTCGATAATGAAGGGCCGCCAGTTTATGTCGGTTTATGTCGGGGTCTTATGTCGGGGTCGGACCAAGG is part of the Pseudomonadota bacterium genome and harbors:
- a CDS encoding (2Fe-2S)-binding protein, whose product is MIKLNINNREYQVEAAADEPLLWVIRDRLQMTGTKFGCGIGECGACTVQIDGEAVQSCQVEAGDAVGKKITTIEGLPENHPVRNAWLEKEVPQCGYCHSGQIMSAASLLAKKPKPTDSDIDEAMAINICRCGTYPRIRQAIHHAARKKA
- a CDS encoding AbrB/MazE/SpoVT family DNA-binding domain-containing protein; amino-acid sequence: MQTTISSKYQVVIPKRAREHLNLKPQQKLTVIEKDGMLILVPQSSLSELRGLAAGIITDGYRDKEDRH
- a CDS encoding Fic family protein, whose product is MTHYIWQEEKWPQFTWRSETVINPLSRCNFMRGQLLGRVSSLGMKMGLEAQAEVLAAEVLQTSAIEGQTLAPDSVRSSVARRLGLPDVGLTAPDRYTDGLVDVLLDATANYDRPLTNERLHGWQAALFPTGFSGLQRITVGNYRGDAPMQVISGPLGREKIHYEAPPGRQVEKEVSQLLDWWHEKQGQIDGILRAAIAGFWFVSIHPYEDGNGRLARAITDMALAQDEKLAVRYYSFSAQIMEDRQGYYEVLEKCQKGGLDITAWLVWFLGCFERAIAKSDSLIGKVLQKARFWEVNGQKQITIRQRKVVNRLLDAGAGGFTGGLTTRKYSGMTKASRATSYREITDLVNKNILVQNPGKGRSVSYDLVWPD
- a CDS encoding type II toxin-antitoxin system VapC family toxin, whose amino-acid sequence is MIIVDSCGWLEWFTDGKLADQYQKYLAKQDDLLVPAIVLYEVYKVLKREVGEEKALLAVGYMKNAQTIPFDDNIALAAADIALQENLAMADAIIVATSRYHNCPVISSDADLKDRENVTFIPKV